A DNA window from Lutra lutra chromosome 8, mLutLut1.2, whole genome shotgun sequence contains the following coding sequences:
- the LOC125107494 gene encoding DNA dC->dU-editing enzyme APOBEC-3G-like isoform X1: protein MDAGSEAWDRQLLDEDTFTENFHNDRRVCKTYLCYEVEHPGQGSGIPPGQDKGVLRNKSDQDPRLSRHAESFLLEQIQSWNLNPEHQYRVTCFLSWSPCADCAQRMAEFLGNNSHVSLNLYASRIYSLGSYEQGLCTLKRAGASIAIMTAREFEHCWDTFVLHQGRSFQPWKSLDKESQKFSETLQDILKEA, encoded by the exons ATGGATGCTGGCTCAGAGGCCTGGGACAG GCAGCTGCTGGATGAGGACACTTTCACCGAGAACTTCCACAATGATAGGAGGGTGTGCAAGACCTACCTGTGCTACGAGGTGGAGCATCCCGGTCAGGGATCCGGGATTCCTCCGGGCCAGGACAAGGGCGTCCTGCGCAATAAG AGTGACCAGGACCCCAGGCTCTCCCGCCACGCGGAGTCCTTCCTGCTGGAGCAGATCCAGTCCTGGAACCTGAACCCGGAACACCAGTACAGGGTCACCTGCTTTCTCTCCTGGAGCCCCTGTGCTGACTGTGCCCAGCGTATGGCTGAGTTTCTGGGGAACAACAGTCACGTGAGCCTGAACCTCTATGCCTCCCGCATCTACAGCCTGGGAAGCTATGAGCAGGGGCTGTGCACCCTGAAGAGGGCTGGGGCCAGCATCGCCATCATGACCGCCAGGG AGTTTGAGCACTGCTGGGACACCTTCGTGCTCCACCAGGGAAGAAGCTTCCAGCCCTGGAAGAGTCTGGACAAGGAGAGTCAGAAATTCTCTGAGACCCTGCAGGACATTCTCAAG gaagcctga
- the LOC125107494 gene encoding DNA dC->dU-editing enzyme APOBEC-3G-like isoform X2, whose protein sequence is MDAGSEAWDRLDEDTFTENFHNDRRVCKTYLCYEVEHPGQGSGIPPGQDKGVLRNKSDQDPRLSRHAESFLLEQIQSWNLNPEHQYRVTCFLSWSPCADCAQRMAEFLGNNSHVSLNLYASRIYSLGSYEQGLCTLKRAGASIAIMTAREFEHCWDTFVLHQGRSFQPWKSLDKESQKFSETLQDILKQEA, encoded by the exons ATGGATGCTGGCTCAGAGGCCTGGGACAGGT TGGATGAGGACACTTTCACCGAGAACTTCCACAATGATAGGAGGGTGTGCAAGACCTACCTGTGCTACGAGGTGGAGCATCCCGGTCAGGGATCCGGGATTCCTCCGGGCCAGGACAAGGGCGTCCTGCGCAATAAG AGTGACCAGGACCCCAGGCTCTCCCGCCACGCGGAGTCCTTCCTGCTGGAGCAGATCCAGTCCTGGAACCTGAACCCGGAACACCAGTACAGGGTCACCTGCTTTCTCTCCTGGAGCCCCTGTGCTGACTGTGCCCAGCGTATGGCTGAGTTTCTGGGGAACAACAGTCACGTGAGCCTGAACCTCTATGCCTCCCGCATCTACAGCCTGGGAAGCTATGAGCAGGGGCTGTGCACCCTGAAGAGGGCTGGGGCCAGCATCGCCATCATGACCGCCAGGG AGTTTGAGCACTGCTGGGACACCTTCGTGCTCCACCAGGGAAGAAGCTTCCAGCCCTGGAAGAGTCTGGACAAGGAGAGTCAGAAATTCTCTGAGACCCTGCAGGACATTCTCAAG caggaagcctga